The Tistrella mobilis genomic sequence ATACGCTGTTCAATATGAGCGAGGTGTCCTGCCCGCTGATCGCGGAGGAAAACCCCGAGGTGGTGGCGAGCTGCGGCCGGCCGCGCGACGGGGTGGATGTGCGGCTGGTCGATGCCCATGACCGGGCGGTGGCACCGGGCGAGGTGGGCGAGCTGGTGATCCGCACCGACCTGCCCTGGCAGATGAGCCACGGCTATTCCGGCAATCCTGAGGCGACGGCCGCCGCCTGGCGCAATGGCTGGTTCCACACCGGTGATGCCTTCCGGGTGGATGATCAGGGCAACTGGTTCTTCGTCGACCGCTTCAAGGATTCGATCCGCCGCCGCGGCGAGAACGTCTCGTCCTTCGAGGTCGAGGCCGAAATCTGCGCCCATCCCGCCGTGCGCGAGGCGGCCGTGGTCGCCGTGCCGGCCGCCGACAGCGAGGACGAGATCCTGGTCGCGCTGTCGCTGGCCGAGGGTGCCAGCCTGGAGCCGGCGGCGCTGATCGATCATCTGCGCCCGCGGATGGCGCACTTCATGATCCCCCGTTATGTCCGTATGCTTGCGGACCTGCCCAAGACGCCCACGAACAAGGTCGAAAAGTACCTGATCCGCAAGGCGGGCGTCACGGCAGACACATGGGACCGCGAGGCCGCCGGCATCGTGGTGAAACGCGACAAGATCGGGCAGTTCTGACAGATGACCTCCCCCTCCTCCCCCTCTTCTCCCCTCTTCCGCCGCATCCTGATCGCCAATCGCGGCGAGATCGCGATCCGGATCGCGCGCGCCGCCGCCGAGCTGGGCATTCCGACCGTGGCCGTGGCCCCGAAGGATGATGCCCGGTCGCTGCACACGCGCCGCGCCGATCAGGCGGTGGAACTGCCGGGCGTCGGTGCCGCCGCCTATCTGGACGGCCAGGCCGTGATCCGCGCGGCGCTGGAAACCGGCGCCGATGCGATCCATCCGGGCTATGGCTTCCTGGCCGAGAATGCCGGCTTCGCCCGCGCCTGCGCCGAAGCGGGGCTGACCTTCATCGGCCCGAAGCCCGAAGCGCTGGACCTGTTCGGCGACAAGGGTGCCGCACGGCGGCTGGCGGCAGAGACCGGCGCGCCGCTGGCCCGCGGCACGGCCCATGCCACCACGGAAGACGAGGCCCGGCGCTTCCTGGAGAGCCTGGGCGACGGTGGCGCGATCATGATCAAGGCCGTGGCCGGCGGCGGCGGCCGCGGCATGCGGGTGGTGCGTGCGGCATCGGAGCTGGCCGAGGCCTGGACCCGGGCAGGCGCCGAGGCGCTGGGCGCCTTCGGCTCGGATGCGCTTTATGTGGAAGAGCTGATCCAGCCGGCGCGGCATCTGGAAATCCAGGTGCTGGGCGATCTGGGCGGGCGGGTGATCCATCTGCATGAACGCGAATGCAGCCTGCAGCGCCGGCATCAGAAGCTGGTGGAGATCGCGCCGCTGCCCGGCCTCGACCCGGCGTTGAAGGCGCGGATCGCCGAGACCGCGGTGGCGCTGGCCAGGGCCGGCGGCATCCACACGCTGTGCACCTTCGAATTCCTGATCGACGGCCGCGACCCGACCGGGCAGCGCTTCGTGTTCATGGAGGCCAATCCGCGGCTGCAGGTGGAACACACCGTCACCGAAGAGGTGACGGGCGTCGATCTGGTCCAGACCCAGATCGGGCTGGCGGCCGGGTTGAGCCTGGCCGAGCTGGGCCTGCGCGACGGCCGCCTGCCCGAGCCCGAGGGTGTGGCGGTGCAGCTGCGGATCAATATGGAGAAGATCGGCGCCGATGCCGTGGCCGTGCCCGCGGGCGGGGTGATTTCGGCCTTCGAGGTGCCGGGCGGGCGCGGTGTCCGGGTCGAGACCTTCGGCTATGCCGGCTATGCAACCTCGCCCCATTACGACTCGCTGCTGGCCAAGCTGATCGTGCATGTGCCGGGCAACCGGCTGGATCTGGCGCTGGACCGGGCCCGCCGGGCGCTGGCCGAATTCCGCATCGAGGGCGTGGCGACCAATATCGGTTTCCTGCAAAGCCTGATCGCCGACGAGGCGGTGCGCGCCGGGCGCTTCGACACCGGCTATATCGGCGCCCATGCCGCGCGGCTGGCCGAAACCGCCGACAGCCATCCGAAGCTCTGGGTGGAAAGCAGCGGCGGCGGGGCCCTGAAAGCAGCGAGCGGGCCGGTCGCCCCCGAGGGCACCGAGGCGGTGGCCGCCCCGATGACCGGCCGGGTGGTCGCGATCGAGGTGACGCCCGGCGATGTCGTCCGCCCCGGCACGGTGGTGGCGATCATCGAGGCGATGAAGATGGAACACACCATCACCGCGGGCCGGGCGGGCATCGTGCGCGCGCTGGCCGTGGCGGTGGACGAGACCGTCTATGGCGACCAGCCGGTGCTGTTCATCGAGCCGGGTGACTTCGAAGGCGCCGCGGAAGAGGAGACGGTCGAGGTCGATCTGGACCATATCCGCCCCGATCTGGCCGCGATCCTGGAGCTGCATGACGAGTTGACCGATGCCCGCCGGCCCGATGCGGTGGCGCGGCGGCGCAAGACCGGCCAGCGCACCGCGCGCGAGAATATCGAGGATCTGGCCGATCCCGGCAGCTTCATGGAATACGGCGCGCTGGCGCTCGCCGCCCAGCGCAGCCGCCATGATTACGAGACGCTGAAGAAGATGAGCCCCGCCGACGGGCTGGTGGCGGGGGTGGGCTCGGTGAATGCCGGGCTGTTCGGGGCGGAGCGGGCGCGCTGCATGCTGCTCTCTTACGACTACACCGTGCTGGCCGGCACCCAGGGTTTCATGAACCACAAGAAGATGGACCGCATGTTCCATCTGGCCAATGACTGGGCGATGCCGCTGGTGGTGTTTGCCGAGGGCGGCGGCGGCCGGCCGGGCGATACCGACCATGTCGGCGTGGCGGGGCTGGACGTGCCGACCTTCAAGCTGCTGGCGCAGATGAGCGGCAAGGCCCCGACGGTGGCCGTGGTCTCGGGCCGCTGCTTCGCCGGCAATGCCGCGATCGCGGGCGTCTGCGACGTGATCATCGCCACCCGCAACGCCAATCTCGGCATGGGCGGCCCGGCCATGATCGAAGGCGGCGGACTTGGCGTCTACAAGCCTGAAGAGGTCGGGCCGATGGATGTTCAGGTGCCGAACGGCGTGGTCGACATCCTGGTCGAGGACGAGGCCGAGGCGGTCGCCGCCGCGAAGAAATACCTGTCCTATTTCCAGGGGCCGGTGGCCGACTGGGCGGCGGCCGATCAGCGGCAACTGCGCAACGCCATCCCCGAAAACCGGCTGCGCGCCTATGACGTGCGCAAGGTGATCGAGCTGGTCGCGGACACGGGTTCGGTGCTCGAACTCCGGCCCGATTACGGCATCGGCATCATCACCGCCCTGATCCGGATCGAAGGCCGGCCGATGGGCCTGTTCGCCAACAATCCCCGCCATCTGGGCGGCGCGATCGACGGCGAGGCGGCCGAGAAGGCCGCGCGCTTCCTGGATCTCTGCGAGGCACATGGCC encodes the following:
- a CDS encoding acetyl-CoA carboxylase family protein; the protein is MTSPSSPSSPLFRRILIANRGEIAIRIARAAAELGIPTVAVAPKDDARSLHTRRADQAVELPGVGAAAYLDGQAVIRAALETGADAIHPGYGFLAENAGFARACAEAGLTFIGPKPEALDLFGDKGAARRLAAETGAPLARGTAHATTEDEARRFLESLGDGGAIMIKAVAGGGGRGMRVVRAASELAEAWTRAGAEALGAFGSDALYVEELIQPARHLEIQVLGDLGGRVIHLHERECSLQRRHQKLVEIAPLPGLDPALKARIAETAVALARAGGIHTLCTFEFLIDGRDPTGQRFVFMEANPRLQVEHTVTEEVTGVDLVQTQIGLAAGLSLAELGLRDGRLPEPEGVAVQLRINMEKIGADAVAVPAGGVISAFEVPGGRGVRVETFGYAGYATSPHYDSLLAKLIVHVPGNRLDLALDRARRALAEFRIEGVATNIGFLQSLIADEAVRAGRFDTGYIGAHAARLAETADSHPKLWVESSGGGALKAASGPVAPEGTEAVAAPMTGRVVAIEVTPGDVVRPGTVVAIIEAMKMEHTITAGRAGIVRALAVAVDETVYGDQPVLFIEPGDFEGAAEEETVEVDLDHIRPDLAAILELHDELTDARRPDAVARRRKTGQRTARENIEDLADPGSFMEYGALALAAQRSRHDYETLKKMSPADGLVAGVGSVNAGLFGAERARCMLLSYDYTVLAGTQGFMNHKKMDRMFHLANDWAMPLVVFAEGGGGRPGDTDHVGVAGLDVPTFKLLAQMSGKAPTVAVVSGRCFAGNAAIAGVCDVIIATRNANLGMGGPAMIEGGGLGVYKPEEVGPMDVQVPNGVVDILVEDEAEAVAAAKKYLSYFQGPVADWAAADQRQLRNAIPENRLRAYDVRKVIELVADTGSVLELRPDYGIGIITALIRIEGRPMGLFANNPRHLGGAIDGEAAEKAARFLDLCEAHGLPVLSLCDTPGFMVGPDAEKTALVRRVSRMFVGGANMTVPMFTIVLRKGYGLGAQAMAGGNMLSPAFTVSWPTGEFGGMGLEGAVRLGYRRDLEAIADPAERDALYRKLVDALYAKGKASNMAAFLEIDGVIDPAASRDWVRRGLDGFPVPPAPAAGGKRRPFIATR